The segment gagtttcaaggaagctctcctggagtctagtgttctctacccatacattaatttttcattcccgagttccattaccgcgctagtctagagtatggatccacgtgctctctttcagtattttcctataagtgctctgacatggctaaagtcttccgccagtgttccaacagtccaagggtgtccttgaccaagatcaagggtttagaattcagcaagattgtaaaagctaagtcactcccttacacaggaatttaccatcacttaaaaagaaggaagtttcagaccaaaggagaaaccagaatagatactatagcagagttacacccatacacacgtatttacaatggcctaaggggaaggtggactatacaagagactaaaataggaactgtggcaaggacgcaaagcccttgaccctggcttctaggattagtgaattttaggtggagcccttgttgatcccagctgttatcaatgtattctatcctgggtggttcccgttagaccttttgtgtttatgttcctctgttttatgtaagattccggttacctcaattgtaccttgcgaatatgtcacccaacttccttattgtcctctgcataaaaagtctgatgctcgagttgtaaaattacactcagattccacacgaactctccttcgtgtgtgtctgtctgtcattcatccacgctttgcccacccgcgtcgagagaccccgttccacgcagacacagggacccagaaggtctgtggCAGACGTGATTATCATAAGATACTGGATTCGCTAGTTCatcaagtctgtgtgtgtgtatagcattCTGGCTTCAACTCCAAATTAACACAAGGAGTAAAACATTGGAGTGACAAAAAAAGCAAGTTGTGTACACTCTGGGTCTTaagttattggtggtggtggtggtggggtgtgtgtgtgtgtgtgtgtgttctttatccAGACAAATCAAAGCCTGGGTTTGAAAATCTTTGTCCTTCACGTGAGTTTTTACAAGAGAAGTTGCTCCTTCTTTTTGCACAGCTTCTACAAAGACCTTATTCATCACTGAGGCGTTGGCAGCCTCCTCCTCCATGGGTATTTCTGTAAGAAGCGCCCTCTGAGGATCTTTTGAGAAGCCAATTCAGAGTGAGTTGAGAGGGAGAACTCACCAAGTTACGAACTAAGGTGCTGCATGGATTTAGATACGGCGTACGTATAGATATTTTCGTTgtagtaaatttaaaaatagcacTTTATACTTCATGCCAAGGCTTACTTTAGATGTATGTGAGTGACAGGTGCCCTCCAACTGAAACATGCATTATTTCCTTCGGACTTCAATGAGGCTGCTATTAACAATCTGAAGGGACTCATCTGGCGACTTAAATGCCACATTAGCATTTCATGAGAGTCGGAGAAAAACAAAAGTGGACCAGCATGCATTCTGGGCCCTTTATCAAAACCTGCCACCTGGAACGAGGCTCtctgccttcctgtcttcctggctGCACTGTGGGAAAACAGGATGGCCCTGCAGAGCTGTTCCCAGCCAGAGAAAGCAGGCTCCACAGCTGggacttgcttgctttctttctttctttctttctttctttctttctttctttctttcttttcttttctttttttttccacctttgATGGAGGAAACACACTACCGTATTTCTTCTTCCCGAGGCTGTTGTCCACTGTCCTCTCTGCCACAGACCTCCTGTTGCCCCGGAAGACCCCATTGAAGAAGCACTGCTTTCCAATGTGGTAGGTGTGGATGTTGCTGCTGAACCTTGGATAAAATGTCCACTCAGGACGCTGCCCATCTTCTGCAAGACATCAGAAACCCTTCTGTTAGCGCTGCTCCAGGCCCTCAAGACAATTAGATGACAAGCTGTTAAACCCACCCCTCCTCAGGCCCTATCGGCTTACAgccctctcacatacacacatttttttctttagatttattttatttattttatgtatatgagtacagtgtcactctcttcagacacagcggaagagggcatcagatcccattacagatggttgtgagccaccatgtggttgctggggattgaactcaagacctctggaagagcagtcagccctcttaaccgctgagtcatctcaccaacccacataaacttttttaaaaaatgtgtatgagCCTTTGTCTGCAAGTACACATGTCcgccacacatgcatgcagtacccacagaggccggAAGAGGGCCTTGGGTCTTCCTGGacatggagttacaggtggttatgaaccaccatgtcaGTGCCAGGAACGAAACCCAGGTCCTCAaggaaaacagccagtgctcctgacCATGTATgcagtttcactatgtagtccaggctagactGAACTTTTGTGAGGTGTGTGCACgtctgtatatacatgtatgttcaGGTAGgtacatatgtgtgagtgtaggaTTATGTAGCAAAAATCAGCATcaatgtcttcttcaattgctttttcacctattttaaaacaattacttTTGCTTCTGTATGTTtgggtgctttgcctgcttgtatgtctgtgtaccatgtgtctgcctggtgcccatggaagtcagagaagGGCACTgactcccctggaactggagttaagctgttagccaccatgtgggtactgggaataaaACCtgtgccctctggaagagcaatcagtgctcttaacagccatACTACCTCTGCATCCCTGTccatcttactttttgagacaggatctcacactgGACCAAGAGCTCACTCATTTGACTTGATCGCTGGGATCTTCTTACCCCTGACGTCACTGGGATTATGGGCACATACTCTCGTGCCTACCGTTTCTTACATGGTGCTGGGGTCTATACTCAGATGCTCATGCTTGTGAGGTaagctttacctactgagccatcttcccagcccccagcctcGATCTCTTGATCTTCAGCCTCCTAACtgtaggtatgcaccaccacacccagctaaactGGAGACTTTCTCCGTGCATAAAAGCCCTTGGTTCTGCATCAGGGGTAGCATCAAACTCAGGGAAACTAGGCacgggaggaagaggaggaaagttATTCAAGAAGCTGCTCAGTTGTAGTTTTCCTTCCCTTTCAGAACTCACCAAAGTTACAGGCTCACACATGCTACAGAGGCTGGGAAGGGTCCTAACATCCTCCCTGTGATCAGCCGTCCCTCCAGTGGCtgtggggagaggggggatgCGCACTATAGATCAGTTCTGGCAGCCTATCTGGGTGCAGCATGGTCCTGGCCCCACATGTGTGGTGCACCACAGCGACCTGTGGACACACAGCCACCAAAGAAGGGAAACCACTGTGCTTCCTCAGGCTAGATACTGGCCCTTTGGGTGCCCAGTTCATTTGAAACTGTCCTTATAAAACTAGTTAAAGTGactaaacaacaaaagaatcCAGTCGTTCTAGAGCTGCAGGAGAAGCCCCTGGGTAGCCAGCGAAGAGCAGAGGTCAGATGGGAGGCCCGGGGGCTTGGGGTGTGTTCTGATAGGAAGCCCGGGGGCTTGGGGTGTGTTCTGATGGGAGGCCCGGGGGCTTGGGGTGTGTTCTGATGGGAAGCCCGGGGGCTTGGGGTGTGTTCTGATGGGAAGCCCGGGGGCTTGGGGTGTGTTCTGATGAGAGGCCTGGGGGCTTGGGGTGTGTTCTGATGGGAGGCCCGGGGGCTTGGGGTGTGTTCTGATGGGAGGCCTGGGGGCTTGGGGTGCTCCCTGCACTCCGCTTCCTGACTGCGAGTGCTTGTGTGGAGGACTTGAGTCTCTCTGTAACTTCAtttccatctgtaactccagttctgggcaACCTGATGcaaacaaacactcatacatgaaataaaaaccaTCAGTCCTTTAGGACGAGAAAAACAGCAAATGCGAACAGCCACACAGGCCTGAAGCACTGTTACAGGGGAAGGTCTGGGACCCATGCAACTAGAGAGGACATGCTCTGCATACTGCAACTCGGCTGTTCTAGCGTGTCACTGGATGACTTGAGAAATGCGTCACTGGGTTGCTTCACTCTTCTCTGAATGCTGCTGTATGCTGACACAGACCTACACAGAGAGGTCAATGGGCTCAACTGAGGGGATCTCAATTCACCTAGGACACATCTCTGAGCATACCAGTGAGGGCTTCTAGATTAGGTTTACTGAGGTAGAAAGGCTGGTATGTAGACAGAATCCTGGGTTGAATAAAGAGAAGCAAGCTGAACATCAGCCAtcctatctatcaatctatccatccatccatctatctatctgtatatctACCTAACtacttatctatccatccatccatccatccatctatctatatatctacctatatatctacctacctatctacctaacTATCTGtagctttctttctgtctcctctatgtgtgtctgtcaatctgtctctgtgactccaacgtatctgtctctgtccctctgtctgtccctctatctgtctctctgtgtgtctctgtttctccctatctctctctgcctatctctgtctctctgtctgtctctctctgtgtttctctgtccttctgtctgtctgtgtgtgtgtctctgtctatctctctctgtctctttgtctctctctccctctccatttccTGAATGTGGACACACAGTGTGAGTTGTCTCTATGTCTTCCCGTCTGCTGTGTGGTCTTTTGAGTCAAAACAAACCCTTAACTATTTTAAGTTGTTTCTTCACAGGTGTGAAAAGTAAGTAGTAATTAGTCCTATGCACACCGTATGAGGGAGCAAGCTAGCCAAGCACAGTGTCAAACAGTTAGCTTTAtgttctgtgtacatgtgtgtgcatgctcttgTGTTGCATCATCATGGTGGGGGCCAGAGCACAGCttccaggagtcagttctctccaccatgtgtgttctggggatcaagACTCCGGGTGGTCAGACTTAGCCACGAGGACCTTAGCCCACTGAGCTGCCTTGCCCAGCCCCTTAACTTCTTGTGCTAAGTAGAAAGAGTATACTTTATAATGATGGAATTGTGTAGTGTACTAAATATCTGAACCAATAGTGTAGTTATTTATCATTATCAGATATGATGTGTGTGCTATGCTTTTATATAACTGGCCAGCAGTAGCACCATAGACATAAGTCACGTATGCGTTACAACATTAGGAAAGCTATGACATCACTAGGCAATAGGAAGTTTTCATCATATTTTGGTAGAACCACTGCCATGTATGCAGGTCATATGCAACATAtgaatgcttttgtgtgtgtgtgtgtgtgtgtgtgtgtgtgtgtgtgtgtgtgtgtgtgtatatacacaggtcatatatacatttcaaaattcAGTTCTTCACAGCTATAGAGCAGAATATTGTTGGGGAATACTGAGTAAGAGGGTTTGCATTCTATacacttttatatttctttagaacCTTTTATGGCTCTCACATGAAGGCACTTCAGGTTTGAAAACCGTAGGACCACACCTCCCACCCAGCTGTCATGAGAACCGGAGAAGAAACATGCTAAATGCTTAGCACTGGGCAGAGGAGGTCTTCTGTGACTCGTCCCACATCAGGGCAGATTTCTTGAAAGGTCCCGGGGGCAGAGACCTGTGAAAGAAGGCCCGGGGCCACTCACCTGTCTGTGAATTGAGCAGGCTGAATTCCTCGGGatatttttcctttgggatttcAGGCAGCGAAACTTTTGAGGAACGATTAGactgagcagaggaagaggaggaagacgaaGAGGAGGAGGTCTTCTGACCCAGCTCCGCAGCCGTGCTGGAAGGCAAGTGGAAGGGTTAGAGTCATCACTGTGCTCAAACCAGAGTCTGTGCCAGCCAGACTCTGATCTTCTACTCATAGTACATGAGTCCTCATCCAACAGGACTGGCCTCGCTTCTCTATAAAGTCCCTGAGTGTGGTTTACTGACTCACAGCTTGGAGGTTCCTATTCAAAAGATGTGCACTTTAAAACAgtcaggtaaaggtgtttgctgcacagccggagaacctgagtttgatccctggtaaCATgtgtggcagaaggagagaacaaactcctGTGAATATCCTGTAGCCTCCAGGCATACACTGTGTCAcacgatggatggatggatgggtgggtgggtgggtgggtaatgggatctgatgccctcttctggcatgtaggtgtatctgcagatagagcactcatacatataattttaaaaaaagaaagaaatctttttaaaaacaagctgAAAACATAGCTAATCAATTAGGAGCACTTGCGATTCTTACAGAGagccctggttcaattcccatcacctacatggtagctcacaaccacctataacaaCGGCTctaaggaatctgatgccctcttctggcatccacgggcaccaggcatgcatgtggtacttAAATACATCCAtatttaaacaaattaaataagaaaaacaaacaaacaaggcactAGCTCCTCCGGAAGTCAATCACAGAATTGCTACACGATCCAGCAGTTCTCTCCTACCCCTGGGTGTGTGCCCCAAAGCACAGAGAACAGCAGCTCAGGCAGACACTTGTGTATGAATGGACAATACAGAAGAGTAATAGCTCTGCCGATCCACCAACAGGAGGTGATCAGGTGAAGTTCAGCGTATACTTACACAAAGGGGTATAACTCGGCCTACAAAGGGGCGCAGTTTGCAACATGCTATAATTCAGGTGAGCCTTGAAAGAattctttgaaataaaaattaaccaaCCACAAAAGGAAAAATCAATACGACTCCATCACTATGAGAGCAGAGAGTAGATGAGAGGTTTCCCAGAGCTGGAGAGGGAAAATACTGCTCTGCTCAATGGATACAGAGTTTGCATTTGGGATGATGAATTGGTTTGAAAACAGGCAGCCCTGGTGGTCTTAAGGCCATCATGAATGTACTTAATGCCATTTTACTGTGCACTTACAAAGGGACAACATGCCTTTGTCGTATTATATGTgtcctaaagatttatttcatgtgagtgtgtgtgttgtgtgggggtgcatgtgtgtgtgagagagagagagtgtgtgtgtatatgtgtgtgtgagtgtgtgtgtgtgtgtgtgtgtgtgtgtgtgtgtgtttgcctgcattgTAAGGgtaccatgtacatgcagtgcccatggaggccagaagagggcataaaatcccctggaactggagctgtggTGGCTCCTGGTGAGCTGtgggcttccatgtgggtgctgggaacaaaacctgggtcctctagaagggcAGCCCGCGCTTtattttttaaccactgagccacctctcctctCCAGCTTTATTGTGCTGCGATTCACACCAGCCTCTCAGCTGCTGTGAGACTCGAACCAGTGTCCATGCAGGTGAGGGCAGTTCCCTCCCAGGCTGGCTTGCTTCTCTTACTTTCTCCCATCTTCCTGTGTTGCCTGAGcctgaagaaggggagggaggtgaAACTGGAAGGCTCGTGGTCTTCATAAGAGGATGTGGATGCCTCTTTATAATTCTGATCTTTTTTCTTGCATCATTTTAATAATGCAGGACCGAGAAAGACCCAGCCCCTTGGCATTCTGACAAGTAAGTGTCCTACCCTGAGCTACTTAAGAAGTATTTAAAATTAGgtcttgctgggcgtggtggcgcaagcctttaattccagcacttgggaggcagaggcaggtggatttctgagttcgaggcacagcctggtctacagagtgagttccaggacagccagggctatacagagaaaccctgtcttgaaaaaccaaaaaaaaaaaaaaaaaaaaaaaaaataggtcttATAGGAGAgtaaga is part of the Mus musculus strain C57BL/6J chromosome 17, GRCm38.p6 C57BL/6J genome and harbors:
- the Spats1 gene encoding spermatogenesis-associated serine-rich protein 1 isoform X2; the encoded protein is MESSKDTQHGDALESKSCLANRTSSRQNKRTSLSSSDGTGPRVTESLGLPRVLTPSDTAAELGQKTSSSSSSSSSSAQSNRSSKVSLPEIPKEKYPEEFSLLNSQTEDGQRPEWTFYPRFSSNIHTYHIGKQCFFNGVFRGNRRSVAERTVDNSLGKKKYVCLSGRRKKPTI